DNA sequence from the Pseudochaenichthys georgianus chromosome 8, fPseGeo1.2, whole genome shotgun sequence genome:
taaggcacacctgtgtaataatcatgctgtctaatcagcatcttgatatgccacacctgtgaggtgggatggattatctcggcaaaggagaagtgctcactatcacagatgttttcagatttgtgaacaatatttgagagaaatggttattttgtgtatttagaaaatgttttagatctttgagttcatctcatgaaaaatgggagcaaaaccaaaagtgttgcatttatatttctgTTCAGTGTAGATGCGTTTTCAGTTTGCGACGGTAGATATGCAgagtttctgctgtcctgaggGAGCTgattccaccatttaggagccaggatagcaaacggGCGTGTTTTTGAGGGGTACCTGGGTCCCACTGATGGAGTTGTAagccgattggctgacgccgAGCGTAGTGCATGTGCTGCTGTATGGTTTAACCAAGGCCTGGAAGTAGGAAGGAGCTGTTCCCTCCACAGCTTGGTAGGCcagcaccagtgtcttgaagcggATTCTTCCCTCCACTAGCAGCCAGTTGAGGGAGCTAAGGAGTGGGGTAGTGTGGGAGAACTTGGGGAGGTCGCAGACCAGTCCGGCTGCAGACTAATATGAAGGGTTACTCACTTAAGTCTTTTTCTCAGGttattaaatcaaatcaaactttatttgtatagcccaatatcacaagttTGTCTCAGTGGGCTTCACAGAttagaaataaacaatattGTATATTAATGTTACAGCAAAATGAGAGAACACTTCTGAGCCCATGCAGAGTGGTATCATCTTTCTAGTTTTTCCCTGGTTGTAGAGTTACAGTATAGCAGCCTTGCCTTGACTTGTTCACAGTCTCCGCACAGATGCTTTACTGCTATTATTATTTAACATAACAGTGATGTGATCACTGGTGTGTGTTTATGGATGCTCAGAATGCAGCCAACAAGCCATGTATAATGGAGGGTTACAGAGCGTCAGTATGGCAGACGATACTAATTAGCACACGGTTTACACTGTACCTCTCTGCCTTCCAACTCTCCTTCCCTCCCCACTCCCTGTCAGTTTGGGGGCCTCTACACCCCCATCGCATCTACAGCTCTGTAATTAAAACGCTGTAATCTGGGTGGCTCGTCTCTATTTTTAAAAGCCCCCTGTCATTGTGTGGGTAAAGTGACACAAAGGGAAGAATCAAGCggtgaaggaggaggaggagtgggaAGGGGGGGTGATGGGAATAACTGCAGCATCAGGTGATGACCAACTCTGCAAGGGATGAGCCAACTCTTTTTAATTGGCAAAGTTGTCTAAAGATTGATATCCTGATTACCAGTGCAGCCCACACACTTCACACTCCTTTGTAAAAaagcatgtttttctttttgttagGAACAATAAGAAAAATGAGTGCTTCAAAAATATCACTTAAGAAATACAATCCACATTTGGTAAATTTAAGACAACATGAAATGATAGACTTAAGATGGATACTGCAAGAAATATATCACATTTACTTTCACTGTTTTTTTTGATAATATAATCATGTTGTCTTGTTAGTTGGGACAATTCTTTAAATTGCTGTTAAAGCTATAGATGAAGGGTTATTTAAAGTATTCGTTCCCACATTTGAAAGATTTTTTTCTTATAGTGTATAAAAGTATATCCATTTGTATTACATTTTATGTGATTATAtgttattttgctaaacatagCCATATTGCATAATGTCAAATAATTGCTCACGGATAACATTTACAATAAAACGAGAAAACATACTGCTTTACAAGCAAAGTGTATTCATCTAAAATCAAACATTTTCTCTATAAGTACATACGTATAAGCAACAAAATGTACTGAAATGATCGTTACAAACGCTAATTATGCAAAATGTGCTATAATATGATTTGATCATTAGTGTTGGTGAATTAACATTTTGTAGTACTTCAAGGTTGTAGCTGGTCATGATAAAGCCGACTTTAGCTACTCAATATGCTGTAAGGTAGTATCGTTCAAATCAGTGCATCATATTTATTGAAGTAGTGTTGGGTTTTGTGTGTAAAGTAGGTTAAACATAAATATCAAGGTAGTACATGTACTTCAAAAGTGTGCTCATTTGCTtgggtaaatgtacttagtcacATAGCACAACTACATGTGACACATAAGACTAATTATTCTTGATGATATCATAGTATTTATTTATACAAgccttaaaataaattataaatgagACCATGCAGTCATAGTACAAGTTCACTCTGAACATCTACAAATTATTAttagaacatttcaagaaccaTATAAGACATGTGAAATATGAATGAGACGGAGCACATTCTGTCCCTTTTACAGCTCGCTATAGGGTATGGACTGCTGAGGTATGAATAATATTATTTGCACTTCTCAGTAatatttaaacacacacacacacacacacacacacacacacacacacacacacacacacacacacacacacacacacacacacacacacacacacacacacacacacacacacacacacacacacacacacacacacacacacacacacacacacacacacacacacacacacacacacacacacactcagagcaaTGGTCATCAGTGTTGGTTAAAAGGTTAGCTCATTGCATTAGGGATCATTTATGCATACCCCAGGGATGTGGAGAGGGAAGACATTGCATGGAGATGTCCAGCCGTTATCTCTTCATCAAAGCTAACAGGACTAACCACTGCGGCAGGAGCcttcaggccgttgtgtccttgggcaagacacttcacccggatttgctcctgtgggtattgtccacagtacatgtataataccaatgtgtacttgtaaaagtgcctcgatgacctcgaggcgtgaagatggacggtgtggcgcagtgcgctgtgcaatgatcatcagatcaaggggtgaaacccgccgctgctgcgtctgtaaagccggtgtgtccttgggcaagacacttcacctgaacttgctcctgtgggtattgtccacagtttctgaccattgcatgtatgatatatgtgtaatgtgtgtatttgtaaagcgctttgagtcattgtaaaagcgctataataaatgtaaggaattattattattattattagctgGATGTTATCAGCAAATGGTGTCAGTGTTGCCTAGAACCTCTCCAAATGTTATACTACCCTGGGATTGCAGTGGTTGTCGCCTTCATTCAGTGCAGTGGTGGTGAATTGATGGATTTGGAAGTTAAAGCTCTTATCATTAGTCCATAAGTCTGACTCACTTAGCCCCCCTATctcacgaacacacacaccacttttGCCCCTCACCCCCTGCGGCATCAGCTCAAGAACATGGCCATTACCTTTCCCCGTTCCTATGGCAACACCACCCTGCAGCCCTTATGTGTtggtagctgtgtgtgtgtttgtatgtgtgtgcatgcgtgcgtatgtgtgtgcatgcatgggcATGGCACTAAGTTTGTTTAGATAATGTCAGCAAAGAGTACAActaattgtattttattttgtaatgtgtATTTTAGCTGTCACTGATAAACGGTACACTGCTCTCAGCCTCAAGAAACACTATTACAATATATGTCACATTTGGCAGTCCAGTGTATGGTAATAGTTTAGTCATACATCATGCTGTGTTCTTTCTGATTAGTACCTACAGCAGGAGATTTATAaatctctcttttttttaattgtaacaaAGGGACAGTCAGTAAGGCTCTATGCCTTCTCAGGCCATTCATTGATCCTATGACCCCTTCAGGGAATCAGAGGTTTGAAGCCGTCTCAATGTTCTGGTGAATGGCATAATGACAACAAGGAAGAAACAAACATGTCCGACATAGTCAGGACAGAGCAGAGAGCATTGATGGTTGTTCTGTCTTTGGCGATACACTGTTATCGCCAACATGCACACTGTTATACTACATtatctcctctccctctcctctttaTTCTGCTCTCCCTAAGGAGTCCAGCTGACTGACAGTCACTACcaccaccacctcctcctcccctgGCAGTGGGCAAGTTCTGTATAGTGCCTACCACCAACTTGAGCCAATTAACACGTCTCTACGCACACTGTGAGTTTATTAATACATAATGAACTAGTTAGACATAGACCccaattatattatatattatatatattgtaaTGATGCTGCAGAACAGTCCACCggtttatgttcaatacaagtGATTTTCAGTGGAAATCAATGGGATGAAACACCCACCGTCCCCTTGAGAGGAGGCACTCATTAGAGAAATACATATTAATGCCTTTTGTCTTCCACAGAAGGAGCTCCTATTCCGTATGATGTTTGCTTTTTGTTTATTGTGTGCTTGATTAGTCCCTTGGAGATCGTCTCCATCTAAGGCCGCCAAGCTGGTGTCATTTATCTCAGCTCCCTCTCTCCGCTGCTCCTCTCTAGATGCTGACTTAATCAGACGCAACCTGTGCCAAGCTGCCTTCTTCTGTTTTGATCTGACATCCCCTGTGCCGAGCTGTCTCCTCGCTCTGACTGGATGTGTGAGCGTATCCAGATGCAGGATTGACCTGGGCGTGATCCTCCATAAGTACGGAAACGGAGTTGAAAGACGGTTCAGTGCAACGTATGACTCGCCATTCATAATAAGAATTAGATTTAACCTCAGTGCCGAGGGCCCACACAGACAATGAGCCTGTATGTTATTATGCTCTATCGAAAACTTTCATTTGGGTGGGAAACTCATTAGATCATTTAATTAGAATAGTTTATTACTATGTCAATGAAAACAAAACAGTGAGTCAGGCACTGAAGCTGATTTTTTTCCCTCTAAATGCCGAAAAGCTTCACAGCAGAATCAGACTGTGAGGTAAATCACTATCGCTTTGAGATTATAATTACAATGAATAATGTGCtatttaaaacaaacacaaatatgTGTCCTTATTGTTAAGAAGTTTTGAAGTAGAAGcaaatattgtttattttaCCTGTAGGGCTTCAGGGCTTCAAAGTCACATTTCACCTTATTTCAAAACCAAACCAGAAAAACAACAAGATGAAGATGATAATACCCCATGTATCACCATCTTGTTGCTCAAATGGTCTACTTATTTCATCCATTATTACTTAACTTACATTAATATACCATTTGTTTGTATGAAACCAACAGCAAGGCAGTTTTATAGTGTCTGAGGATGACATTTCTGGGAGCGCAGAGAGATAATGCAACCGGAGAGGAAGGGACAGAGGCTTCCAGAGTGAGAAAACACTGACATACTGCCATGCCAATTTGAGGACCGCAAGTAAAAAAAGCACACAACACATCACCCAAAATCCGAAGAATGCCTCGGGGTAAGAGCTGACAGCAGAGTCTGTTTGTGAAATCAACAACAGTCATATTGGCAAATGATAATCACATTCACGCTGAGAATACGTGCTGCAAAGAAACACATTTGTGAGTGTGAAATGATGTAGGTGTATCATTGTGCGCATGGTTTGAAATGCATTAATTGAGTTAAGTGGttgtggttttgtgtgtgtgtgtgtgtgtgtgtgtgtgtgtgtgtgtgtgtgtgtgtgtgtgtgtgtgtgtgtgtgtgtgtgtgtgtgtgtgtgtgtgtgtgtgtgtgtgtgtgtgagtgtgtgtgtgtgtgtgtcatagtgTTGTGGGTAAGGGGGAGAATGAGGCAATATCGTTGTTCATTTCCCTGCACATTGCAAACAATAGTTCATTTAAACATGTCATGAGTTTGAAGGCAAGGACTGTTGGTTCCTGGAGGAAAGTTTTATATACGTGTGCATTTGTGTAGCGCCTGTGTGTTAGTGCGTCAGTTTCAATGGACTCAAGCCAGTGTGGGGTCTAACAACAACTATAAAAACTAATAGAGCTGCTTCAAGAAAAAAAAGGCATTCCAGCAAACATTGTGTTTTAGTGGCATCATAAGTGAAGAACCTTTTTGTAACGGCCTATAGTCAAGTAAAATGGAAGCAAAATGTAATTCGACTAAAGAAGCCAGCTGGGGGCCTCAGTCATATCACTTCcttttgtgtctgtgtgcatgtgttggaCAAAAGGAGAATAAGAGGGTGTTAACATCCATTCACCTGTGTGAGATATGAGATACCAATATATCCATCCTCATCTATTGTTATTGCTTCTTCCTTTTGAATACAACCCATCCCATTCGAAACATATTGAATGGGGCAGAGAAAGGCCACATCATCCCTGTGGGACCTGCGTCGGCATTGCAAACAGATCTTTTGTGTATCTTAGCCTCTGAACAAAAATACTGGGGGAATAAACACGGTCTCTTTTACACAGTGTTCGCTATGCTCACACATATTTTATCATGTCCTTACTTTACTGGCGAAAAGAGAATTAACAAGAGACCTATGCAATGATATATGTGGTATCGCTGAAGGCCACTGCTAGTTTAATCACCATAACTTATATCATGATTTCATGGCCAGAGCACAGTTCATTATTTTCTGTGAGGACTCTGTTGTAAAAGGTCAATGGTGACACTTCCTGACACAGCTGAACACATGTTGATTGAGGTGAAGTGCTAACACTTTGTGTCTCTGCATTGTCACTGGTGCATTATTACATTAATATTCCCTTTTCAATATTATGCTACATCCCAACCTTTCAAGGTTCGTTCAAAAAACACTGCCTGACATTTCCCGAAAGATAAACTAAGATTATTGCAGATCATTAGTTGTTGAAGAAAAGTACCATAATGAGCACTCCATGCTTACTCTTTAGCATATGCTCAGTGATAGTGGGCGACTCGTCCAAAGTGAGAAAAAAGTGGATCATAGGCAAGATGGTGTGTCGTTTTTATTGATATTCAGCCAAGCTAAGCGAAAATAGTTTTTGCGTATGAAAGTGACAAGACTAACACAGAATAATTGCAGAAAAGAATATGTTCCTAATCAATCAATGCATTATCTTTCTTAAATGAGCTCATAAAGAAacttaaacatttagcaaagttATCATAATATtacattgtgtgtgtttttcaggtCCTGTAGTATCCGGAATGCATTTGCATAACCAGCGTTTAAGTGCTGCACCAGTGCTAATAGTTGAGTGATATTGGTTTTGTGCTTTATAAAGTAAGGGTGTAATGGTCTCTTATACCAGCTTTTTTAAAGGAGACATATGTCTTAGCTGATTTGTTTACATTGATGTAGCCAATGTTCTGCCATGCTGAATGTTTGCTGCTATGTACCTATGGTTGCAGTCTTCCTGAAATGTCGCTGAGTGACATCCATCTTGTTGCAGTTGTTTAGTGGTCACTCAGTGGTATCTGTCGCTATAACAATTGTCATAAGAGACATGATGCAACTCAACCCACAATTACCTTTATTTACACTTGTCATCATTCCAAGCATTAttatcatcttcttcttctggtATAGAATGATGAGGTTCTGATATTTTGACATCCATGCATACAATTATTTGATTGACAGTTGTGTTTCCACCCTTGTAAACAGGCGTGAATGTGCACAACACCACATGCATTGGAATAGGTGAAAGAAAGCTAGATGTGTGCACCGACTCAGCGGTCTGGAACCAGGCTAATGTCACAGAGGTGCTGCTGGAAACCTTTGAGCTACCTGACAACAGCAAAACAATATGCGTATAGCTCTGGCATGTTCCAGGGCCCCAGTGTCCCCTCCAAATCATCCCGCCCCCCCTGTCTTCTTTCTAAAAATAGCACGCATGCTGACTTGTTTTGAGTATTTATTGGGAACAATACTAGAACAATTATATGTATTTTTCCTGAGAACTACAGACTCTAGAAGCAAAGGTGAGGctttaaataacaaatatacaTTTCCGTCATCTTCACCATTGCATTTTTGCAACAAATGCATGGCAATGGATGATTACTTAACTTACTAAATCtgatatatacattttttttttgagtAATTTTTAGAGGATGCGTATAGTGTCTGCTTAAAAAAAGAGTTGTGATATGCATCTAAATGTTGACCTTTGTATGCATGACTCATCATTTATGCTTTCGTATTAGTTACTCTCTGTGGATACCATGTCCACATGTTTAAGTGTTTTTCATATGCGTAAATTAAATGTGTTGTCTGAAATGGATTGTTAGATTGTTCTCACCTGTTAAAATCGAATTATCTAATgagttttatttattcatgctgtTATTCTGAGATACTTGTGCTTGGGTTCAGAATGTTCTGGTCTGTTGCACACCAGTGTCCAATGTGTGCATTGGATAGGCGCATGTGTGGATGCATGGGTGTGTTTGTAAGGGGTCATCGACCCCAGCTCTCCTAACAAGTGATAAAAAGTTAATGAGAACATTGGTTGCTCTCTGAGAAGGGCATGAGAGAGAAGGAATGTGTGCATATAGAAATACAGAAGTAAGATATAACCAAAATGTAAAGTTGGCTAATGTACGACACTGAAGACACAACAAAGTTTATGGAGTTTCCTACATGCCCTTTTTCTGGTAAATTCTTTATAAGACTTCCTGTCATGCATATGTTCTCTCAATGCTCACTTGTGTACATTGATGCTCTCCTTGACACTCTTTCTGACTGAACAATGGAACGCCATACTTAAACTCTTTAGGTGCAGTCAGTGTTGCCTGCCGGGAAGTTAAGGGTGAGCCCGATAATCCTTGATTGCAGCTGGCCTCTCAGAGGGATTAGATTAAATGCTGTGAAGCTGAGCTCGGTCTGCTGTTGACAAGATGGATAATTCAGCCTGGCCTTTAATTGCCTCTCTATATTGAGCTGTAGTAAATAAGACAATGCTTGTACTGAGTTGCTAAGTGTTGAACTTTTTAAAATATGATGTTCTGTGTAACATCTTAAACATTAAAATGACCCTATTCTCAGAACCAAACACGCCAAAGATGCTTTTAGTTTTTATGCTCCCCACAAATGGAATAAACTTCCAGAAAACCTGAGGTCTTCACCAACGCTGAGTTATTTTAAGTCGAGGTTAAAAACACTACTTTTTACAGCTTAGAAGCCTTTTAACTTGTTTTAGCACCTACTTtacaatgttgtttttaaactaTTCTGCATCTCTTTTATGCATGTTTTTTATGAATCTGTTATTCCATTATCTTTATGTATTGTGTTCCTCTCTGTTGTCTTAATATTAAGTGTTAAtgatgatgtaaagcactttgaattgcctctgtGTCTTACCTTATTCAATTAAGTGCATCTATAGTGTGGTAATGTATTCACTTAATAAGTCTTAATGCTTTCATATTTGTGTACACTGATTTTATGTGAAGGGAGAATTAATAGCTTGTTTATTTAAAGAAAGTGACTGACTGAGTTCTAAATTGAAAGCCAAACTCAACATTGGATCAAGAAAATATCTGCAAACAAATTCAATTGTGACGTTTAAATTGCATCATTTAATTATCAGAAGACAACGATTAGTTTAATCTTGTAATGGCATCCTGCAATTTCAAGTGTTTTGGTACAAAATAATTCATGCAGCATCAGTGATTTCAAAAGTGCAAAACGGGTCCAAAAATCACTTTACAGATCATAAGCCAGCATGCCAAACAGGACCAGAACCACCCCATAAAGCTGTTATTTTTTGAAAAACGTGCAAGAAGTGTTTTTACCAAACGAGACCAATGAAAATACTTTGTTTAGAGAATACCCACATCATGTTCATAACGTCCACGTAGTACACTGGCAGATGTGGACCTATAAGAATCCCCACTCTTGTTGCTTGTTGAtagttttaaaaacattcaGTAACAATCATTTCAAATGTACCAAAGAAAACTTACCAAACCGAAAAATGAGGTAACAGCTTGTAAACATTTTCATCACTTTGCTAAGTTGGCAACATTACATTTACTTAAAAGATTCAACAGATCGGCCCACTTGTAAACAATTCCCCGTGTTTTACGCATACACTTTACGCACGGAATCGTTCGACTACTTTACTGTAGTCGTTTTTCAGACAGAAACGTGAGGCTTTGCATATCTTCCCTCAGTAAGACACAGAGAGAGCGTCTTTGAGAAGTAGACACAGGAGCAGACTTAGACCTGCGGTAGGAGACGCGCACCAGACCCTCATACCGGATCTCCTCCGCTCCAGTTCTACACTGTCCATGCTCTCCATGCTCTAGCTGAGCCCGATCATGACCGTCTCCACGTCTTTGGAGGGTCTCCGGTCCTTCACCAGGAAGTTAATCATGCTCTCCGATTTGATCATCAGGTTGCatccgaggaaaaaaataccaAACACCACGGTGAGCGACAACACGCAGAGCACTGCGATTTGCACCACACGCATGACGAAGAGTTTGCGCTCGTCTTGCACCAGCACCAGAGACCCTCCGCCATCGCCGGTCACCACGTTGTCGGTGCCGTTCCCGGAGTATGTCGCCAGAGTCCCGGCTAGGGTCTGACTCCCGTTGAACAGCGCGCTCTGGGTCACGTCGAAAAAGGAGACGTTCATGTTCCCTTGCGTGTAATCTGCAAATAGGCACGCGTCTCCGCAAGTCTCACCGCAAAACTTGGAATCCAAGTGGAACTTTGCGTCATGTAAATGTTAAGGCAACAATTAGAAACTCAAAGATAATAGGCTTTTTAAAGTATAGCTCTACAAGCAAACTCCGAGTTTTGCCACAGCCTCAATGCGTAATGACCACGTCCACATCACCGGGACCGTTGCTGCAGTCAAACAGCGTCGCATCAGGTGCATCCAAAAGTTAGTTTCTTCTACTCAAGTCTACGATTTTCTGAATGTAAGTGACTTGGACAGTTCTCAGACGGTGCTTCTTCTGTTGTAATAAGAGACAGCCCTCTCGCGTCGGTGTTCGCCTGCGAGCGCTTCTTTTGTGTCAAGTCTCTGGTGCGTTTTAAAGTGATGATGAGTTCCCCGTGGACCACACCATCGCTCCTCACCAGGGGAGTTAGTCAGATGTCCTCAGATAATGCGTTGCTCTTCTGATGCACAGAAAGGAGAAGTCTCATTCCGCCCTAAAGTTATTCTATTTTACATATTTCTCTTATATATGCTGTAGTGAAATGTTATGTATTTTTAATGCAACATTTTAATATGGCATTATATGcacatttgaattattttatttttatttttctacTGGAAGCAATATATTTCCTAAGAGAGATCCTCCATCAGGTGGATGTGTTTAAAACAGTTACTTCCTGTTCTCTTAATTAAAGACAACCCGTTTGTAAAGAATGAGTAAGGCTTAGAGTGTATGCTATATTCTGAAATGCGTAGCACTCATTTATGCACATCAATATTGCCTGAAATCCTCACTAATATTGATTCAGATTTACATCAACTTTAGAGGCTTCTCTTGAGAGTGTTGAACATAATTCAAAAACATGAAAGCATTTAGTCCAAAGAGAATCACAATCAGATGCAGATTTGTAATCTGCTACTTTCAGATGTATTTATAGAGTTTATTGCTGTTGCTGAGGGAACTGTCACCATGACATGGAGGCCCTGAGATGGAGACTAATATAGGCACAGCGAGTTATAAATCAGAAATGAATCATTTATGATTGAACCATGGCACATATTTATTACAATTATTGGCTCCTGTGCTTTCACTGCGCCGACTGTTTTCTCTCGGGCAGCAGCTCTAATGAAACCCCTTAACAGCACAGAGCTCTGTTTTTATTGGATGTGTTATTCAAATATCACATTTGTCTTTCAGGTGTTTGTGCATTGCAGCTTCCTGACACACCAGtccgaagaggaggaggagaacccCCTGTAACCTGATATGTAAAGAAATATGACCCCTGGGTAAGCATGTCTCACTTAAAGTGTACCATAGGAATTaagtgaaaatgtattttcaatcATCATTGATTCCTATTACAATAATAAAGTGTGCATCTGTCTTTACAAAGAATGTCTTCTCCTTTATCTGTCAGCTCCTAATCTGAGTTTTATGTATGAGGTCTGTTTTGTGTAGACAGGCTACATTTgtggaaaaaaaacatattaaaatatAGTGTCATTTACTTTTGCATATCGCTCAAAATTGTTCTACCTATAACTAATACATTATTAGAGTGAAATGAGTTGGGAACTAATAAAAAAAGGGAAGCACTTAATTAGTCATGATGTCATTTTAAATAACTCCAGTGATTTTATTTTTAGAAtactttaaaatatttaatcagaTTGCCTTCCATACATGAAACTTGTTTTAAAAATCGTCCATGTTAGCAAGATTTTCTGATGACCATAAGCGGAAACATCAACACAGGTTGTTACTGGATGGGTGGATTCTTGACCAGTAAGAAAAAGTCAGTTTGTGCTGCAGGAAGAAAATCCGACATGTGATTTACGGCTAGTCGTGAATTGAAGACATTTCAAATTTATACAAATATCTATGCAGGTTTTAATGAAAATGGAACTGCTGTAGGGAGCAAGAGAATTTAAAGTCACTATAAACTATCCTAGCACCAATTTAATATTTATTATCTAATTATATCGGCAAAAAATTACAGCGGCTGTAACTACCCCAAACTGCTTTTATAATGTAACTATATTTTATATGAACACTCTCAAATGTTCTTTGAAAAGCACAGCATATTCCTATTTTATCATAACAATGACTTGAAATGTAACAGTTGCACTGATTCATCTCAACAGGTTACAAAGAAAATGTGCctcaaacattttaaaatgactcTCAAAGACTTGTCTGCAGAGCCTGTCAAACTAATCCGCTGTTTGTCCAAAGCAAAGGCCGTGAAATTCAATTTGGGATGCTCCTGATGTCTGGGTATACGCAGCTTTCAGCCACCAAGTGACAAGCGTGTGTACAAACAATGATTAGCTACATCCACAAAAACCTTCATAAGCCTGGAGGTGGTTTACTCTGAGATCATTTATTAATGCCTGGTAATAAGTATGAATATGAACAAGTAGGCTACTTTCTGTATACATAACATTAAGTAATCTCATTCGCTTTAGGATTCGGTTGCTGCAAATTAATTGGCAGCGTGTAAATCAAAGCTGTGCAATTTGATTATCTTCTATTATTCATTGCAGTGTAATTATGGAAAGCAGCTTGTACTTactctctatctctctgtcAATATGTAAATGCTCTGGTAAAACCTAATAATGGCGTAGGCTTTAAAAAACGAAGAACTTATAAATGAGGAGCAACTGGTTGACAAGTGCAGAGGAGGACCCTTTATTGAACATGCCACTCCTTTGAAATAATAACCAAAATCTATTGGAAATGTGTCACATCATTATTTTATATCTTTCAAGAAACGCATCACATCATTATTTCATATCTTTCAAGAAGTTTTGTCACTTAAAAAGCTTTATAAACTGACAAACCTGTTGCTCAATCATTACCTCACTCTTTTGAGCATCAGGTTGAAGATTCGCTGTGAACGCTGCACATTTAATTGATGCAGCGTTCACTGGCAGAATTATATCTTAATGGCGGTTATCCGGTACAACTGTATACGGATATTTATTCATATGTGGATGCATATAGACATGAATGTGAGTGTCTGACTTGTTCCTAAGCAACAGTAgacctgtgagcccagtgacaGATGGTTGGTGAAGTTATTTTGGtttagagaagaagaagagggagggaaCGATGAGGTGCCTGGACAgaggaaaaggggggggggttgtt
Encoded proteins:
- the rprml gene encoding reprimo-like protein, yielding MNVSFFDVTQSALFNGSQTLAGTLATYSGNGTDNVVTGDGGGSLVLVQDERKLFVMRVVQIAVLCVLSLTVVFGIFFLGCNLMIKSESMINFLVKDRRPSKDVETVMIGLS